In the Pongo abelii isolate AG06213 chromosome 18, NHGRI_mPonAbe1-v2.0_pri, whole genome shotgun sequence genome, GGTATGCACTGCCCACCCACTCTTCGTGCCCATTTTGCCCAGCTGCCATCTCACCTCCTGGAGATGCAGACAGTCAGGTATCCAGTtcatcccccctccctccaccctggaGGCAACTATACAGCCCCACGTGGTTCAGCTGTCCCCACCACAGTAGCCTCAAGTCCCACATGGTTCAGTTGTCCCCACCACTGGTTGGCATACTTGGGACAAGAGTTCACCATCTCACAGGAAGCCCCTTGAGCTCCTGGCTCTGTACAGAGTCCCACCCACCCCAGGCTTGCAGTGAGGACTGTCCCTCCACTGCCTTCTTGGAGAAAGAGCCCAGGGTCACAGTGGAGAGGGAGCAGAGGCAGATCCTGCAGTGGGGcttctctgcttcctcctcaGGCCTGTGTGTCTCTCTTACCAATGCGGACAAGAGACATCTTCATTTTGGGTGGTGCTCATGCCCCAAAGCCAACCAGACCCATATCCTGGCCTTGCCTTCTGAGTAGCCTTGAGCCCAGCATCTCTGGAGGACCTCAGCCTAAGACTAAACCTCCTGTCTTCACTTCGAAGGGCACCTGTAGTTTGCATCTACCCAGATTCTCTCCCCAAGCCTGACTTACCTTTGGGgacttccctcctccctcttctcaaTCCATGTGCCTGTGTCCCACTCCCTAGTTCCAGGTCGGGCTTGTGTACCAGACCTGGCCAATCTGCATATTCCATTCACATTTCTGCAGTGATTAGTTCAGGGCGGGGTATAGGACTTAAGTTGGACCCATGAGAATCAACCCTGCAACTCTGGTTGAGCCAATAGGAAAGAGGCACTACTTTCCCTTCCCTTGGGGCTGAACTGGAAGGAAGAGGTAGCTCTCCTTTAGCACTGCTTGGGAAGAGCCTGGCTGGGAATGAAGCTGACACAGAAAGAAAGAGTCAAGAGATGGAGAAGTGCATTCCTAACCATACTAGGCCCCTGGATCCAACCGTCCCTGAAGCCATTGCACACTGGACTTTTCAGTTATGTGAGCTAAATAATTCCTTTTTGTTATAAAGCCCTTGGAGTTCGGCTCCAGTCATTTCCAACACAAATTGCTCTATTCCTTCCCTGTCCAGAAAAAGCCAGGGCCCCTTGGTGCTAGTATAGTatctccttcctccatcttctgACAAAAACCTAGCCCTGGACCAGCGGGGGCAAAATTCCCAGCCAAGGAACCACTGCACTGACCTACAGCTCAGTGGTCTCCCAGTTACTACCTCATGAGACAGCAAGTAGGAAACtgccctccctctttctccccacCTCACCCTTTTCCTACCCACCTTTTTCCTAGAATCATGGGCTCAAGGCCCTACCTCCTGCTCCATCAGTCACACTCCTGTACTCTCCAGTCATCAGGGTTTATATATGGTGGGCTAGGAGGAGTGTTGAGTGTTAGCTATGGGGCAGGACAGATGGGGTGGCCCAGCTGCCATCTGTTTACATGAGGAACAGGAAGctatcctcctgccctggcctcccaaagtgctgggattacagaagtaagGCACTACTGTCgacctttgttttttaaattgtcttgtttctgagacagggtcttgctctgtcacccagctggagtgcagtggcactatcacagctcaccacGGCCTTGACCTTCCcagctcaagcaaccctctcacctcaacctttcaagtagctgggactttaggcacacgccaccatgcctggctagtttttgtatttttagtagagatggagtttcaccatgttgcccaggctggtctgaaactcctgggctcaagcgatctgcccacctcagcttcccaaagtgctgggattacaggtgtgaggcaccacacccagcctcctaaTCTTTTCATAGAAAACATTAATACTTGTGTACTTATGCCAAACCACAGTCTGGATAGTAACAGGAAGTttgcattttgtttatctctgGGCAGGATGAAGGAAggtaggtgggggtggggaaggattgtgggttatttttattttctttgtatctaGCAATATTTTCTGCTTTATGTGAAGTAGACacattttctttgtattaaaaaagcaaaataaatttgttttctttaaaagcaaaacaagaaaaaacaggaAACTCTGCAGGTGACAAGTGGGTCCATGATAGGGAGCCAGCCACGGAGGTGAGATAAGGGGGGAGTCCTTCGAAAGTGGCCTGGGGGGTAGGAGAGAGTGGGAACTTCCCCTGGAAACGTTCCCTCTTTCACGTCTTCCTAGCCCCTTGACTTGGGAGTGCTTGACTTGGTTGTGGTCCCACCccaaggggtggaagtggggaCCGAACGGGACCATTGTCTGCCCATCAGGTCTGTGGGGGTCGGGGGCGGGGGAGGTGGGGAGTACTGGGAACCTGGAGACTGGGGATGCTTTCTCACACTCACTAGTACCAGAAGATGGGGAAGGTGAGCCAGGCTGGAGGTCGAGTTAACAGGGTAAAGAGGCCAGGGCCCTAGTTTCGCATCCGCCGATTGGCAGCTCTTCTCACGTGTTCTTTCACAGAGGCCCCTCCTTGGGAAGCCCCGCGCCCCACCCACCAGGAGTCGTCCCTTTTTTGGGCGGGGCTGAGGCTTCCAGGCTGGGTCCTGAGAAAGTTTGGTGGCCGGAGACTGTGGGGCGCTTGGGTACCGACCTAACAACGTCTGAGACTGTTTCCAGGGACGAGCCACGCACGGTGCCCCCTGAACACCTAACAGTCCCGGGGGCAGCCCCACCTCTGGCTGGGTGGACAGAGACAGCCTGTGGGCGTGGCCCAGAACTTAAAGCCTCTGACTCCTTGCGACCCGCCGGGCACACCCCCTACTCAGCTACGCAGCTCCCGAGCGCTTGAGGGGAGCTTCCCAGGCTCCCACTGGCCCACCCTCAAGCTGGGGTTTCGCTCGTGCGATCGGCTGGGGTGGGCAAGGGGGGTCTCCGCTCAAGGAAGTATTCAGAaccagcccctcctcccccaccgTCTCTCCTGCAGGGCCCTACTGCACCTCGAAAGTGCTGGCAGGGACGAGGAGCCTGCGGGGGCCAAATTCCGTACCGCCTCCTGCCTCCCACGGTGTTCGAACAGCTCAATAGGCCGCCGCCACCAGCTGGCTGGAGCAGCCGCCGGTGACATCTGCGCCGCGCCCACGCTTCGGAGCCAAGATCCACCTCCTCTCCCGCCCGCACCGGGGagcccacccacccacctgctgCACTAACCTGGCCGCCTCGGCGGGGCCCGGGTTCCCACGCCCGCCAGGCTCCGCTCTACTCGCGCCGCTTCCGGGTGTGCGCGGAGGCGCTGGGGCGGTGCCCTAGCCCGAGCCGCCCCGTCCGCCCGCGCGTCCCGCCCCGCGGGCTCCCGGTGGCTGCTTCCCGCCCGCTGTCCTCTGCTGCCAGTCCCCTGCCCCGGGCAAAGCCCATCTGGTCGGCTGAGCAGGTAAGACACCAGCGCCCAAGGCTGGACGGCAGGAAGACCCGGACTTTGGGGGTTTGCGATTCTTACGAGGCGGGGGGCTCCTAAGAGCTAGAGCTGCCAGACTTCGGTAGATCAAGGGGGCGCCCCCTGGAGACCAGAATTTTCTAGTACCCCTGGGGATCCGGCTTCAAGATCGCTGCTACCAGTGGGCACTCAAAACGGGGTGCCCATGGGTCCCAGGTACAAGCCCGGCCGAACGTATCTGAAGCCCCAGGAAACACGTGGCACAAATTCCGGGAGAAACTGTTAGCCCGGAAGATATGGGAACATTAACTGGCGAGTAGTGTGAAGCCTTGTGTACGCAAACCTTCAAGAACCTTAAAACAAGATGggcggcctggcgcggtggctcacgcctgtaatcccagcactttgggaggccgaggcaggtggatcacctgaggtcagtagttcaagagcagcctggccaatatggtgaaaccccgtctctactaaaaatacaataattagccgggcgaggtggcgcgcgcctgtagtcccagctactcgggaggctgaggcaggagaatcgcttgaacccgcgaggcggaggttgccgtgagccgagatctcgccactgcactccagcctgggcgacacagctagattccgtctcaaaacaaaacaaaaacaaacaaacaaacaaaattggcaACTTCAAAGAGGACGCACACTTTCCAATAACCCATCCCCCTCTAAAGGCTGCGCTCCAGGGTGGGTCTGCGGAGTTCCAGCCGAACCCAAACTGCCCAGCGGGAGCCAGGGCTGCTCAGGGGTCGGAACTTGAATCTTGAGCCCCTCAGGCGCCAGAACCGTCAGGTCCCAGAGACCCAAGTTTTTTTCATCCAGTGGGGCTGTCTTAGGAAGCACCCGGGACATCTCCCCCGCGAGGCGGAGGCGGGGAAGGAGCCTCCCCTCCAGGGGCGGATCCAGCTTTGCCCCGCCCACGCCTCGCTTCCTGATTGGCTCATGGTCCCTGACAAAGAAACGCCTACATTAACGCTCCCGCCTTATTAACCCTGTAGTCACTTTCTACTAACTGGCGGGGTTAAGATGGGGTttctcaggccgggcgcggtggctcatgcccgtaatcccagcactttgggaggcccaggcgggccgatcgcttgagcctaggagttcgaggtcagtctgggcaacaaagcgagacctcgtctctgcaacaaaattacaaaattacaaaaattagccaggcgtggtggcgtgcccctgtagtcccagctactcgggaggctgaggtgggaggattgcttgagcccgggagactgagggtgcagtgagttgtgattgcgccactgcactccagcctgggtaaagagcgagaccctgtctcaaaaaaaaaaaaaaaagtgggaggggAGTTCTCAACGTGGAACCTGTGGAGTCACGGGGgcttgttgaaatgcagattcctgggccttaCCCTTTCCGGAGAGCCTGATTTAGTAGGTGAGGCGGTGAAATCTGCTTTGTGAACAAGTTTCGGGGTTATCTGACGCCCCGCGCTGTCTGAGAGGCCCTCAGTTCCTCAGGCCACAAGCATTTGTACACCTAAGCTCGGTCTTCCTGCAACACTTTGCGCCTTCCCGAGCTCAGAGACGTCCCTCTGTCTCCAGGCCAGAGCTATTGGGAGTGGcggatcctcccaccccagccggATCTGGGCCATGGCCGAGCCTGGAGAGGGACTGCCAGAGGAGGTGCTGGCACTCATCTTCCGCCACCTGTCCTTGAGAGACCGTGCTGCCGCCGCCAGGGTCTGCAGGGCCTGGGCCGCCGCTGCTACCTGCAGCGCCGTGTGGCACGAcacaaaaatcaggtgagcctGCTCCTCCACACTCCCCTCCCCACCGCCCACTCACCTTCTCGGTGGAGTCGTGGGCTAGGTAGATATTCAGGTTGACTCccccatattaaaaaataattgctggccgggcgtggtggctcatgcctgtaatcccagcactttggcaggccgaggtgggtggatcacctgaggtcaggagtttgagaccagcctggccaacatgctgaaaccccgtctctactaaaatacaaaaactagccgggcgtggtggtgggcgcctataattctagctactcgggaggctgaggcacaagaatcgcttgaacccgggaggcagaggttgcagtgagccgagatcgcgccactgcactccagcttggcggcAGAGTGGCAgtttacctcaaaataataataataattgctgaCATGTATTGACTGCCTAGTATATACCAACCATTGTTTTTAAGTGCCTTACAtacattaactaatttaatccttacGAAAACCTTGTGTGGTAGATAGGTATTATCATTACCTCCATTGCCCagataggaaactgaggcagagagacttaatcacttcccacgGGTCACTCAGCTAGGGAATGGCAGAGGCAGAATTCGAACCTAGCAGTCCGGAGGCCACGCCAAGACTCCTTAGAGACAGCTGAGAAAGCCCAGTTCCTAAAATATCATTGGCTCTCCATGTCCGGGTTTCATCCTGTGGCAGACGCCACTGAAATCTTCTAAAAAGATAGGATGTGAGTTCCCTCCTTTGGGGCAACAATCGTGGTCTGAACAGAGAcatggggagggaggcaggaaatgGGATGGCAGCTGGAACCCCAGCTAAGGGGTGGGTAGAGGCTTCTCCGCTGGTGGCAGGGACTCAGCCGAGGCCTTTTCTGCACGGCTCTAACCCAAGTTGCGAATGTGAGCTGGAAGGCATGCTGCCACCTTATCTGTCCGCCTGCCTCGACCACGTTCACAAACTACGGCTGGAATTTGAGCCATCGAGGAAGCCGAGCCGCCGGGCGGCCATCGAGCTGCTGATGGTTCTGGCGGGCCGTGCCCTGGGGCTGCGAGGCCTGCGCCTGGAGTGCCGCGGAGAAAAACCGCTCTTCGACGCGGGCCGCGACATCCTGGAGGCTGTGCACGCTGTATGCGGGGCGGCCAGCCAGCTACGCCACCTCGACCTGCGGTGCTTGCCCTTCACACTGGACGACGCGCTGGTGCTGCAGGCGGCGCGCAGCTGTCCCGAGCTCCACAGCCTTTTTCTGGACAACAGTACCCTAGTGGGCAGCGTGGGTCCCGGCTCAGTGCTCAAGCTACTGGAGGCCTGCCCGCGCCTGCGCGCTCTCGGCCTGCACCTAGCCAGTTTGTCGCACGCCATCCTCGAAGCGCTGGCGGCGCCAGACCGCGCGCCTTTCGCGCTCCTGGCTCTGCGGTGCGCGTGCCCCGAAGATGCACGCGCGTCCCCGCTGCCCAACGAAGCCTGGGTCGCGTTGCGCCGCCGCCACCCTGGGCTGGCagtggagctggagctggagcccgCGCTGCCCGCTGAGAGCGTGACGCGCGTCCTGCAGCCAGCTGTCCCCGTGGCTGCGCTgcgcctcaacctctcaggcgaCACCGTAGGCCCAGTGCGCTTCGCAGCGCACCACTACGCCGCAACCCTGTGCGCGCTCGAGGTGCGAGCAGCCGCTTCAGCCGAGCTGAACGCCGCGCTGGAGGAGCTGGCGGCGCGCTGCGCGGCCCTGCGCGAGGTGCATTGCTTCTGCGTGGTGAGCCACTCGGTGCTGGACGCCTTCCGCGCGCACTGCCCGCGCCTGCGCACCTATACCCTCAAGCTCACGCGCGAGCCGCATCCCTGGCGGCCTACGCTCGTGGCGTGATTGGGCGACTTCTCTCCCCTGTCCCCGCGGACGTAAGCGCTCTGAGAGGGAACCGGGGTGCCCAGGCGCGCCCCGACTGCTAGTGCCTTCTTTTGGGATTTTTGTCCCCCGGGTCTTTACGGAGTTGGGAACTGTGATGGCATCGGGACCAGTCCTGGGCTCCCTGAGACCACTCGCTGCTGTCACCCTCTGCAGACGCCCCACCCGCTCGGTCCTGGACACACTGCCCCCCTCTCTTGCCTCCACCCCTCTGCGGACTCTGCAGCTCCGCGGCCCCGGCGCGGGGAGAGGGAGGGCACGGGCGCGGGCCGGGCCTCAGGGGTGAGTGTGAAATAAACAAATCCTGCAGTGTTTCTGCGTCCTATTAAAGGCGGGGTCGGATCTGAAAGGGAAGGGCAGGGGACGCGCGGGGTACCGGAGGAGCCATCCCGGCAGAGGTTGGGTTTCCTCAAGATCCTCTGGACGACACAGCTGCGGGGGGTGAGGGGCGGGGCACTCACACCCTTGGAATGACTAGGTCCCGGGGTTCGGCGGGAGGGGGCGTGCTTCCCTGCCCCGCCTTCCTATCTGCTTGCCCTGCCTGGGGCTTCACTGTGCCTCTGGCCATTACCTTCTAGGACTTGCTCAGCCCACACCAGGTCGCGCACCGGCGATTTCTCCCGTAcaacaaagaaggaaatagaggGACTGAGAAGGGTGGGACTCGAACCCAAGTCCCCTACTCAtctcaccccactccaccccaccccaccctacccctccactccactccactccacacatcCCATCCAGCCAGCCTTTTCTGCCTGCTGGTGCCTCGGCCGCTGTCCGAGCCCCGCCCCGCGGGCTCGCACGTGGCCCCCGCCTGACCCGGCGCCCCGGGGCGGAGTAGGGCGGAGCGGGCGGCAAACGCAGCACTTTCCGCGGCTTTGACGAGCCCGCAGCGGCCGGACCCGAGCGCTGAGCCGGGCCGAGACTGCACCATGCAGGAAGCGCCAGCCGCGCTGCCCACGGAGCCAGGCCCCAGCCCCGTGCCTGCCTTCCTCGGCAAGCTATGGGCGCTGGTGGGGGACCCAGGCACAGACCACCTGATCCGCTGGAGCCCGGTGAGGGCCGGGGCCCTTCGATTCTCCCTGTGGTCCCGGGGTCCCTCCACGCCAGTGAACACCCATGCCCG is a window encoding:
- the FBXL8 gene encoding F-box/LRR-repeat protein 8; protein product: MAEPGEGLPEEVLALIFRHLSLRDRAAAARVCRAWAAAATCSAVWHDTKISCECELEGMLPPYLSACLDHVHKLRLEFEPSRKPSRRAAIELLMVLAGRALGLRGLRLECRGEKPLFDAGRDILEAVHAVCGAASQLRHLDLRCLPFTLDDALVLQAARSCPELHSLFLDNSTLVGSVGPGSVLKLLEACPRLRALGLHLASLSHAILEALAAPDRAPFALLALRCACPEDARASPLPNEAWVALRRRHPGLAVELELEPALPAESVTRVLQPAVPVAALRLNLSGDTVGPVRFAAHHYAATLCALEVRAAASAELNAALEELAARCAALREVHCFCVVSHSVLDAFRAHCPRLRTYTLKLTREPHPWRPTLVA